The nucleotide sequence ATATTGGATAAAATTTGTCAAATCTAGTTAACTTGTAAAATCTTCTCAACTATTGAAATCATCAAATTCCATTAAAATTCATGTCCCAATAACCCCTCCTAAATATTTCTAAtgcattaatattaaaaaaatgagtattttATACGCATAAACAATTTATGGATATCGTTAGTCCATTATTTGAGTAAATTCTCCAGGGAAGTTAGAGTTTATAGTGATGCAATTGTACCATGAACGTagttaaaaaactaaaaaaattacatatgatGGGCTTTGTTGTTACTGAACATATTTAGCAAATAATTACATTACCAAATATGGGTCTAAATTTGTTATAGTAGAGCCCAATATTGTAATAGATAACTCAAAAATCCTACTACATACGATGgactttttgaaaattgaacATATTCAGTCCATTTCTTTTATGAATTAtgcaataaattaaataataacaaattgACTCTCTCGGGACAAAAAAGGATTAGGGTTCTAACAAAATCAAGATATTTCACCAGAGGAACACAGGTGAGAAGACGTCTACGAACTACCGAGCATATTGTATTCTTATTATTTGTCCCTACCACCAATTCTTTCCGATTActgattcttttttcttttcaattgatctcattgaaaaaaaaaacaaatttcccCGACGATCCTCTGATTCATCTGCAAATCATTGTCCTCAAATGGCTTTGGGGAAGAGACGCGGTGGATTGGTGATTGCTGGCTGAATGATTCCAAAACTGATACGGATACAGGTATTACACTCAAACTTAGATTCAGATTTAGACTCCATATCGTATGTCCACATTAGACTGATATACTTATGTATCCaccaaaaaaatttcaactttAATGAGGAAAACATAAcgcaataaaattataatttcaaaatttttcataaaaacacaaattaatATAAAACCATCAATTTAGTCATGACTCTTTTAACCCGATTGGACAGTAATCCCTGGATTTTAAGTTGAAATCCAGAACAATATAGAATCAACtcaagaaaatataaatgataaagAGTAGAGGCTTCAAGAAAGATTAAATCATAAGAGTAGAGGTTTTACGAAAGATATGTGGTGGTTTAGGTTTCTGATGAATTGTGCTAACTCTGGCTTGGCTTATATATAGCTTAAAACCAGAGCACTGATCTCTGCGTATCTTTTGAAAAGATTAGCACAAATCATGTGAGTGATTTAACTTGTCAATCACTCTAATTAACGCCAAATCACAATACCATTTACCATATATATTGCCTTGACGATAAATCTAAGAAAGTATCCCAATCACTGGCGCaatcacaaaaatatgtttGCCATATATGAAATACATGATGAGAACGAATCATTAACCATATTCAAGACTTTCTATATTATACTCGTCAATATCAATTGCCACTAACCCATACTAATTCCCCGATTACAACCAACAATCATTATAGAAAAAAGTACATTTAATAgtcagaaatatatatattgtccaaaatattttaaattaagtcAATCTACACAAACCTATAATAAATTTCAACTTACGTTTTAACACCGTAAGTTGTAGTCAATTTAAAAAAACCTTTTGGTTTAATCACATTGCAAAAACGAATATGACCGGTTCATGCATACAAAAGAAATAACCGGTTCTtgagttataataaaaatacatgcTTTCGATCAAACTGTGGAAAGACCAAAATTGGCAGCAATATATTGGATGGACTCACTTACGATCTTAGATAGTGTGATATATTGGAATCTTCCGAAACTTTCTTGAATTTTTAGACTTATAAGTATCCTTTGGTTTAGTTACATTGGAATCTTCTGATACTTTCTTGCATTTTTGTgtttaaattcaaaatcttatattatatgGATTGTTTTTTTGAGTGTTGTGTTTCATAAGTGTGCAGATAACTGAAGAATCGAACATATATTGTTTCAGTATGATGGATCTATTGTGTTTCAGTACTGTCCAGGGTCCAGGGAGCAATGATCGTGTAACATAGTTTCTATtgtatctcctatatattatttgagaaacattgcaacattttttgtagccacgtgtcatcactagaatgattcttagaatccttagagaaataagttggtccatctaaatatataataaactttttattaaaccacaataaatacattattaatgtgcttcattatttccttaaataagattacggaattgcctaatgtggctaaagtatatatgataattaatgattttgaataataaagatttgataaaaataagtgtgtattataattatatttgtttaattttaagctaataaaataaattaaacaatcatagtaaccatataataaaaattaaaaaaattatttatatattatattttgatttttttttaaaacgagtataaatcactaaaactgttaaaagtttcacattcaaattttgtaatctatgatttaaaaattttgttatgacatgatacaaataactaaaaaataatataagttaaaaatctcatttaataagtatcaaaaataaaagatatataaaaatatgtatcattttaaattaaactatataccatataaaaatacataaatatcttgaacattttttgataaaaaatttgaaaaaaatattgacaacttaattttttaaaatattataaattacttaagaAATTAATTCCACGGTGAAattaatttagactttttgctataacagatacaaatgataaaaaaaatatgagcaaaaagcatcatctaataaatattaatattaaaatataccatatatatgctactatcatttaaatttaattatatatcatatcaaatagaaaaaatattttttcgatttataaaatttatttatatgtttgcaccaatttaattatataagtagtagataatgactttttaattattcaatacatatttattatttcataatatattgtaaacatataatatataaataatttatatatataatgttcatcccgcgcaaggcgcgggtcttaacctagttttTGTTAAATGTTAAGCTAATGTAATTAAGGTAATATAATTTGAATGAACATTGGAGAACGACATTATTAAGGGTGGACTGTCAATGGCATTTGTTGTAAATTCTCTAGGGAAGAATGGGCAGTTAATTATATAGGCTGAGAGTGAATATGGTGCTGCCACATAAGGATGGCATCCCTGTAAATAATTTACACTTGTAAggttatattttcaaaatgtttCTTCATTAATAAGAAAGGGATATACAGAACCAATATACGTCAAATAAAACACTCCTAATACAATTTACTGAAGCCAGAAGTGATCCCTGAGTCTCCCAGTCGTGGAAACAACACCTCTTTCTCAATCAAAACCTGGAGATGCGACGTGATCTTGAGGAATGCAACCCACACAAAAGGTGCGCAGCAAAATGCGTATCCGAAAACCGACAATGCTCTAACCACTCCATCAGGGTACCAAGGGAAGGCCATGACAAGGAGCGTCCCGAGGATGCCTATCCATGGAGTGAGAACAGGTAAAGTTGGGAGGAGGAGAGTGTTGATCGGTATAGAGGAGAGAGCAAAAGAAGCCATCAAGTAGAGTGACCAGCCAATGAGTGGGTGTATGGTGTGAGGGATGGTGAAGAACGGGAAGACGTAGGCTGCTACTACAGAGAGAAGTGCGATGAACTTAAAACCTGCTTGGATCGTTGTTAAGTTGCGGTCAGAACGGCGATAACATAGCTTAGTTATGTTAGGACGAGCAAGTCGTGTGACCACTATGATTCCAAGGTAGAACATTGTTTGGATTATGGCCAAAGGCATCTCTGCTGAGTAACCAACAGTGGTGCGACGCTGCTCGTGCCATGAGAAACCGAGTGGAAGAACAGGCCATGACCACCAGTACCATGGCTTTAACCAAACGGCTCCTGGGAATGTAATCACACTGTTTGGTCCACAGGGTATGTTCCATCTTAGTTTAAGATCTGAAAGTAGATAGATCATCATGTTATTAACTTATTACATTaacaaaatatgtattattatattattccgtatgtttaataatatataatgttataccaaacacacataaagttttttaaaaaaatctttaaaaatataattaactagTCATAGAAAACacgatctatactattatttgcgaagtaagtttttggaatcgagctctcatattgaaagttagagcggttaatatcaattatacccttaatgaataaaatgtataactaaattaaaaaataaaaacgaaatttaattgattttgattagataattgattaatattaagaatagtaagaattatccaaaatctgaaaatataatttaaaaaagagatagtttctgtatatattgtattgttatctgaaaaaaattTTTAgtgaaaagttaaaaacataattatataacaaaatattaatcaaataaaattcttaattatatagttaaaaatagaatattgaattatccaaaatctaaaaatataattaaaaaaaaaagataatttctatatatatattgtattgttatctgaaaaaatcttCCATTTACAGAAACGATTACTTGGGAGAGACTTACAGAAATAAGAAGCGTCCATTTGGTAGCCTAAGGGAAGTCGCAAGTGGCCACTGAGAACAGATCCATTACTCGGAGGACGAAAGAGAGGCTGGTCAAGAAGATCAGAGAAGTAACTGACAAGAAAGCCTTGATCAGCTCCATCACGATTTTCTCTACCAACTTGTAGCTCATGGAGCATGTCCTTGAACACTTCCAACGACGGTTGCAAGACAAAGAGGCCAGTGTGGAAGATGCAAGGGTTTATGAAGACCGCGCAGAAGCGTCCGCACTGGAACAGCTCGTCGGTTTTCTCAAGGAAGAGGTTATCGGCATCTAGCATTACCACACGGTCGTAATCAGACAATGCCCAAGCGTAGAGCTTGTTCAGAGTAAGCTTGAATCTGCTGTTGAAGTTAGTTTGCCTTCTGTATGGGTTGTCTACATTTTCAACTCTCACTACTTTAGCCCCATCTTCCTCTTCCCTGTTCACACACACACTCGTTAgtatacacacacaaacactTCGGTGCTAACAACTAGTCTATGCATGCATGAAATGAAAGTAAATATATAGTCAAGGCTGGTCAAATCTAAAAATCTGTTTAGGCGCCTAAACGGTAACTTTAAACGATTTCTCTAGaacagttttaagaaaatcaatTTAAGCAGTGTCTAAGCGCCAGTCTAACCACTAATATCTCATATCATAATTACCATCTACCGACGTTTGAACCCATGGCAAAATTCGTTTTAGTtcctaattaaattttaaagaagTAATATACATACAATTTATACTTTCTAAATCGCAAAAAACAACAATAATACTAATAATATTTACACCAAATGTTTATAATCTTTAAAATTCAAGAGTCGGCCCAGtttatagttatatattttgtgtCTGCATGTCAAGTCTTAGTactgttaaaattttataataggtTACGAAATTGACGTGTAGACGTTATTGCATGATCTATACAGCAGATTGGCCGGCAATAAAGTAGTATTGTATAAAATTTGAccttttgtccaaaaaaaaaagtatacaaTTTGACCAAAACACGTAGACAGCTCTTTCTAGTTTCCAAAGGATTTTTTCAATCAAGGTACTAAAGTCAATCAACTCTCCTTTCATTCAGTGAATCAATGTACTAAGTTTTTATTGCCTTCCGATAGCTTTCTATCCCCAATACACGACTGCTTCAAATTTTATGGGTGAATACATTGTTGACTAAAGGATCTTTTACTAAGATACTACGGTTTACTAAGATATTGCTTTCCGATATactgttttaaaaagaaattgaaaGCTAGCTATACGACACCTAAAAAGTTTTTGAACATTGAAATCTTTAAATTATTTCATTAGCTTAAAGTATGGAAATGTAAATAATAGATATTTTCTGATACACAAAAACGCGTTGGACAAGATATAAACAGACTTAAATGTGTGGGTCGATAACGATAAGTGTCAACAATATTTATCTACTCAATGTTTGATTCTCCCCAACTTTTacttaatttcatatttataatccTTACAGAAAcgataaagaacaaaaataaagaacggTTCCTCAACGTATAAATGTTCTTTAAATTCATGAAACCGATCAACAAGACAAGAATTAAACGATATGTCCAAAAAAGACTACATGAAATAATCAAAACCTATATAGGTCTTGGTCATTTCAAGTCAGTCGTTGTCTCACTCGAACATTTTATAAGCTTCATTCAATTTACACGAAACGAGAAGTATATTCTTAGCTCatcttgaataaaaaatatatcattttaaaaaccaacgcagaaaaaaaaactattctctATTATCTAACCTGCTGTTTCACGCACGCACGATGCCATATTGACATTCATAGTGGAAaataaaaagtgtgaaaattaattaaaaatttgtatattcCAGCTTAGTATTGGTTTGGTCTACGTTTAAAACGATGACGTTTGGTAACGGTCAGCGGAAAAATTTGTGGACGTTagaagcagaggaagaagaagaagacttacAAGGTCTCAACCCATCGGAGAGGGACGTCGAGAGAAGCGATGACGACAAGATCAGCTTCCACGTTAAGATCTCTCAGCGATCTGATCAAGACTCGAGTCGCCACATAGAACTCGTAGTCCCTTGGCGTTCCCATGTACATCATCGTTGCGTAGGCGTTCTTATGCTCCGGCCGCCTCGTCTTCAAACCCCGATCACGTACGGCCACCGCCGTGTTTGTTGTGTCTACTGTCGTTTCATGCAGTTGCAGTAGCTGTCTCTCTCGATATGCTGTCGTTTCGATTACCAAAAGGGACAGAACACAACACAATAACACTAGACCCCTATGCATATCCATTTATTgactctgattttttttaagggAACATGTAAATGCATAcgcgtatatatatatatagacgacAATGCATCAAAGAGAGAGGAAGGTTTCTGGGACACTGTGAAAGGGTTAAAAAAGGTATTAATGATGATTGGCCAATGAGATAATTATTCtagttatattttattgtttgaatTATAAGAAGGCAAAATAAAGTTCTTCCAAACTAAAGGGGATTATACAATATTCTCTACATATATATTACCTGGATTGCCTTATTCTTACCTAAAATAAGTTAATTAATTGTAAACTTCCATTTACataaaagattttgttataCTTTCCATTCGTATTGGCTTCCAAAGAAAATTAGAGGtgtttgaaaattgaaaaatattgattttgagtTCAAATTTCAATGGTTTATTAACGAGAACACCTTTTACATATATTGAGTCACATTTTTGGACTTAGAGAGATGTGTAACGCTGTTTAGTCTGTAACGCACAAGAAGATGGTGAATTACggttttcttaatatgtttttaataaactaaaaaaggtGAGTTATGTAAGTAACCGtatcatttttattctatagtATTTTTGCTTGGCAGCTAAAATTATGGAAGTAGTCAATTTGGACCATGTGGACCGAGCCTTTGGTCCTCTTTGTAAAATGGCAAGTGGTGTGCAATCTCATCCTAagttcattttatttatttatttttctacatAGTTATGGTGCTTAATTCAAAAAAGTCATATTTTAAAGTCAATTCTGTTGAGAAACTCACAACCAAAAATAAGTGGTTTTCTACATAGTTATAGTGCTTAATTCAAAAAAGTGATATTTTGACTTATTGTACAAAGATTAAGAaatctatttttctaaaaaataattttacatatataattaaaaaattatccaATCAATTCAAAAAATAACTGCAAAATCTAGTTGGTTatacacttttcaataaaattaaaataatataaatatatcaaaactcatctattttgaaacaacaaacatcatctaaaatatcaattattatgaaacggaaggagtagtGTTTAGTAATGATATGGGTTCTCTCTTTTGTGAAAGATGTGAAATactatactccctctgtttttttatatatgacgtTTTAGAGgaatttttttgttccaaattatttgacgtttttaattttctatgtaGTACTTATTACTAATTAATACTAGATGACCAatgatattatagtttctattttattattggttaaattgtggttaggtaaacaattaatgatgtttttatttagaaattaaatgttTCTTAATCTATACGCACTATCCTAAAGcgtcatatattaaaaaaaaggagGGAGTATTCTATTGCAGACTTACAAATGAaaaagtctatttttttttgacgtcgtaAAAGAGTCTATTATGTAACAAGTTACAAGTTGAATGGTAAcctcaaaataaattatataaaacaaacataACAAATATCAATATGATTACGAATGGTAGTCCACACTGAGCCAATAGAATTGTTCAAAAAAGATTGTATTAGACTTCCAGTTGTggattgatcaaaaaaaaaggaaaagacttCCAGTTGGGGATATCTATCATTGTCGCATATATGAATTAGCATTTTGATAATAACcctttcacatttttgtttcacattttgatatattattacaaaatattgctcgcactgaaaatatattattatagaagATTTCATGTTGTATAATTATGTGTCGGCTGTATTAGAATatattctttaataaaaaaaaaacaaaatattggaGGAAAATAGATTAAAGGGAAAGAGGAAGGAAAGAAGGACCGTTGACTGATTAACAATCATACGACTCTTCTCGTGGTTGAAACCGTGTTAGTCCATAATGTCTGTGAAATGGTCTTTAAGATGCTTACATCCACCATAGTGCCTCTTCTAATTCTGTTGACTTGTAACGTAGTTACATTGTATAGTTTATCAACACAGATTATACCATACCTAACTTTTTTAAACTCCATATTCCAAAGGTGGATTAGGTTTATATATGATAAAGATAACGAGTCTATAAAAAAGAAGATGATAATGAGTCTATATACTGACTATTATATTAGATTTAGACACAAAAAAAATGGTCTTCAAAATTGTTAATGGAAACACAAATTAAGGTTTTATTTACATtctgatttacatatataatttccaAAGAAAATATTGACAAACTTGTTACTTAAAAGTCACTCACTCAGCTGATTACAGATtaatgttgaaaacaattattctttcaaaaaaagcGATGAAAccattatgatttttttctcaaaaaaataaaaagaaataaatcatTATGATTTAGTATCATTTGTCGTTAAGGCCAAGTAATAAACACGTAACAAGTTATCGACTAATTCCAATGTCCGATTGTGTAACCTAGAGTTTCCTTGCCTCTAAAGCAACTCTCACTTAATCTTCATATAAATCTGtcaatttttttcaaatctctCGAAGACAATCTTAAATCTCTTTCAATCCCTTTTGCAGTTTGAATAAATCTCCTCAATAATCCACTTcagtttttatgtttgttttctattttcctAACCCCCACTTGAGCATTAATTAGCTTTGCTTTACATTACCTTGCAAAGTTCACCACTATGTTATCTCCTAACTGTATTTCTTAAGGTCCACTAAAGGCCCATAACATATGGCCTACAAATAAAATATGGGACtcaataaaacaatttataaaataagttgccaaaaataaaaattcaaaaagatatCAGGGACGAAAACAGAAAGTAAAAATGGACTTGCGATTCAAGCAAGGGGGTCAAAACCGTCAAAGCAAAGCTTaagccgagagagagagagcaagcaGCGGCGTAGTCAAAAACCCCTTCACAAAACCCTCCGGCGATTCCGATTCGATTCGAATGATGGGCGACGAAGCAGCAGCAGCACGAACCGGTCCCCAGAACAGAGAACTCTACGCGCTACTGAATCTATCCCCGGAAGCCTCCGACGAAGAAATCAGAAGAGCTTATCGCCAATGGGCTCAAGTCTATCACCCCGACAAGTCCCCGTCTCCTCTGGTTCGTGTCAATTACTCAAAATCTCATCTTTAGTATCTCCCCTTTTATTGATTCGTTGTGTGTTATCAGATGAAGGAGGTAGCTGAGGAGAACTTCAAACGCATATGCGAAGCGTATGAGATACTCTCTGACGAGACTAAGAGGTTGATTTATGATTTGTACGGTATGGAAGGGTTGAGTTCGGGGTTGGAGCTTGGTCCTAGGCTGAGTAAGGCTGAGGAGATCAAGGAGGAGCTTGAGAGGATTAAGAGGAGGGAGGAAGAAGCTAAGAAGATGGCTCATTTTATGCCTACTGGTTCTATTTTATTCAATCTGTCTGTGCCTAGTTTTTTAGAGGGTGATGGCATCATGAGAGGGTACTTTATCTCTTACTGTCTCTTTGGTAGAAAGTGCTTAACTTAACCTTggagttagttagttagttactAGGCGGGAATGTTTCTGTAGCATGTGGTTGTTGAGAAAAGATTTGATCTTGCGGTAGCTTTGTGTTCTTTGCAAGTTTTGGTGTCTTTTTTGGTAGCATGGTTCTTGATTTGGTTGCTGAACTTGATCTTGGAGATACTTACTAGCTCGGAATGTTTCTGTAGCATATGGTTATTGAGGAAAGATATGATCTTGCGGGTAGCTATGTGTTCTTTGCAAGTTTTGGTGTCTTTTTGGTAGTATGGTTCTTGATTTGGGTGCTGTACTTGACCTTGGAGATACTTACTAGCTCGGAAAGATATGATCTTTTGTGTGTATTGTGTGAGATTTTTGGTGCTCGACATTAAGCTTGACGCTTGAGGATTCTTTTTTAAGGTTTTATTTATAGTAATTATTGGTCATTGATGCCCTTTTTTTTGTGGTTGTTCAGAATGGTTATGGCTAGTCAAGTGCAGTCTCAGCTATCAAAAGATGATGCTGTTGCGATTGCGGGGAATTTAGCAGCAAATCAAAGGTCTGGTGGTGGAATTGGTACTGTCATTCTGAGACGTCAGCTTTCTCCAGTTTCATCCATAGAGTTCGTCGCTTCAACGGGTCTGCAGTCTCTTATTGGAATGCAGACAACACGGTAAGGCTCATGAGTTTTCCAGTCAATATGTTTCTAGGCAGGTTTAGCTGAcacattatgtttttttgttgttgttggggACAGTCAGTTGTCCATACATTCGACTGCCACTATCAATATTTCAAAGTCTTTTAGTGATGGTTCCATTAACCTTACCAACACTTGGACTCGGCAGCTTTCGGAAACTTCAAGCGGAAATGTATGTTCTTCTCTGTTATGGTTTTGAATTGACCTTCTAAGAGCAGTTTTCTCGAGTTTTAAATAGTTTCTTCACTCCAGATTGAACTGGCACTGGGTATGCGATCAGGAATTACAGTAGGATGGAAAAAGAGAGACGAGAATGTATCTGCTGGTGGTGATTTGAAGGTACGCTCACTTCCAACTTGTATTCTGACTTTTCTACCTCGACCAAGTATCTTACTTTCTCTAGTTGTGATCTTGCTATTACCAGATTGAGACTGGTGGACTCGGAGCTTCAGCACGTTATACTCGtaaactttcatctaagtctCACGGTCGAATTGCAGGTAGAATTGGAAGGTATGCGTTATTAACATATAACTTTGAGCAATCTAATGTGTGATAGATTTCTCATTTGACTTGGGAtaagtttttaaaactttttcaGCAATGCTCTTGAGATTGAGGTCGGTGGTGGAAGGAAGATTTCTGAGTTCAGTACTGTAAGAATGATGTATACAATAGGACTCAAGGTATACTTATCTTTAAAACTTTTCAGGTCCATCTTAGCTATTATGAAATCTGCTTATTTCCTGTGTTTTGATACTTTTGTTTTAGGGTGTTTTTTGGAAACTTGAGCTACACCGTGGTGGTCAAAAGCTGATTGTTCCTGTGAGTgttactttcttcttcttcttcttcttattcttaagAATAAGAACAGAAGAAACTTTGTTTAAACCTCTGGAGTAGAATGTATGAATAGACCTTAACAAATCCATGACGAGTATCATTAACACGTGCAGGTTCTGCTCTCCGCATATATAAGTCCAGTATTTGCCACCGGAGCATTCATTGTTCCAACATCTCTTTACTTTTTGTTAAAGGTGAGAGTGATTGAACCCTCTAAATAACTACTTCTCCTCTCTGGTTATATGGTTTTTTGCCTTACAAGAGTTTCTACTCTTGGACGCAGAAATTTGTGGTGAAGCCGTATATGCAGAAAAGAGAAAAACGCAAGGCCTTGGAGAATACGGAGAAAACTTATGGCAAGGTGATGATTTCTTCTTAGTTTGGTAGCTTGTGTTCttgttatgaagtttttattCTTAAATTGTGTGTTTTAGGTTCGGGAAGCAAGGAGATCAGCTGAGAAAGCACAGCAATTGCTACAAAACGTAGCCACGAGGAAGAAAAACCGGCAAGCTGAAACAGGCGGGCTCATAGTAACAAAGGCCTTGTACGGTGACGCAAAGGCCATAGAGAAAAGACACGAACACTTGGAAGAAGAGGTGGAGTCGGGAGTCATTGACGTGACAGTGC is from Brassica napus cultivar Da-Ae chromosome A4, Da-Ae, whole genome shotgun sequence and encodes:
- the LOC106366961 gene encoding putative glucuronosyltransferase PGSIP8, which gives rise to MDMHRGLVLLCCVLSLLVIETTAYRERQLLQLHETTVDTTNTAVAVRDRGLKTRRPEHKNAYATMMYMGTPRDYEFYVATRVLIRSLRDLNVEADLVVIASLDVPLRWVETLEEEDGAKVVRVENVDNPYRRQTNFNSRFKLTLNKLYAWALSDYDRVVMLDADNLFLEKTDELFQCGRFCAVFINPCIFHTGLFVLQPSLEVFKDMLHELQVGRENRDGADQGFLVSYFSDLLDQPLFRPPSNGSVLSGHLRLPLGYQMDASYFYLKLRWNIPCGPNSVITFPGAVWLKPWYWWSWPVLPLGFSWHEQRRTTVGYSAEMPLAIIQTMFYLGIIVVTRLARPNITKLCYRRSDRNLTTIQAGFKFIALLSVVAAYVFPFFTIPHTIHPLIGWSLYLMASFALSSIPINTLLLPTLPVLTPWIGILGTLLVMAFPWYPDGVVRALSVFGYAFCCAPFVWVAFLKITSHLQVLIEKEVLFPRLGDSGITSGFSKLY
- the LOC106366960 gene encoding chaperone protein dnaJ 13; this translates as MMGDEAAAARTGPQNRELYALLNLSPEASDEEIRRAYRQWAQVYHPDKSPSPLMKEVAEENFKRICEAYEILSDETKRLIYDLYGMEGLSSGLELGPRLSKAEEIKEELERIKRREEEAKKMAHFMPTGSILFNLSVPSFLEGDGIMRGMVMASQVQSQLSKDDAVAIAGNLAANQRSGGGIGTVILRRQLSPVSSIEFVASTGLQSLIGMQTTRQLSIHSTATINISKSFSDGSINLTNTWTRQLSETSSGNIELALGMRSGITVGWKKRDENVSAGGDLKIETGGLGASARYTRKLSSKSHGRIAGRIGSNALEIEVGGGRKISEFSTVRMMYTIGLKGVFWKLELHRGGQKLIVPVLLSAYISPVFATGAFIVPTSLYFLLKKFVVKPYMQKREKRKALENTEKTYGKVREARRSAEKAQQLLQNVATRKKNRQAETGGLIVTKALYGDAKAIEKRHEHLEEEVESGVIDVTVPMNFLVSDSGELKLHEGVKKSGIMGFCDPCPDQPKQLYVAYTYNSRTFEAIVGDFEELVIPQAGQ